In the Aquipuribacter hungaricus genome, ACGCGCCGGTGGCCCGGCCGGCAGCCGGGTCGCGGGGGCCGCCGCCGGCACGCCGGCGGGGCGCCACGACCGCCGGCCGCACCGAACGACGAGGGAGACACGCATGTCCGAGACCAGCACCAACGTGACCTGGCTGACCCAGGAGGCCTACGACCGGCTCAAGGCCGAGCTCGACCACCTGACCGGTGAGGGGCGCCTGGAGCTGGCCCGCAAGATCGAGGCGGCCCGCGAGGAGGGCGACCTCAAGGAGAACGGCGGGTACCACGCGGCCAAGGACGAGCAGGGCAAGCAGGAGTCCCGCATCCGCCAGCTCGAGCAGATGCTCGAGGAGGCGCAGATCGGCTCGCCCGACGACGTCGTCGTCGACGGCACCGTCCACGCCGGCATGGTCATCACCGCCACCGTCGGCGGCCGGGAGGAGCGCTTCCTGCTGGGCAGCCGCGAGATGGCCTCCACCACCGACCTCGACGTCTTCAGCGAGAGGTCGCCGCTCGGCGCCGCCGTGCTGGGCAAGAAGGTCGGGGCCTCGACGAGGTTCACCGCCCCCAACGGCAAGGAGGTCGCCGTGAAGGTGACCGCCGCGGAGCCGTTCACGGGCTAGCAGCTC is a window encoding:
- the greA gene encoding transcription elongation factor GreA, which translates into the protein MSETSTNVTWLTQEAYDRLKAELDHLTGEGRLELARKIEAAREEGDLKENGGYHAAKDEQGKQESRIRQLEQMLEEAQIGSPDDVVVDGTVHAGMVITATVGGREERFLLGSREMASTTDLDVFSERSPLGAAVLGKKVGASTRFTAPNGKEVAVKVTAAEPFTG